Proteins encoded in a region of the Raphanus sativus cultivar WK10039 chromosome 8, ASM80110v3, whole genome shotgun sequence genome:
- the LOC130494633 gene encoding uncharacterized protein LOC130494633, translating to MAMSHFQPLLFFVVILFFPPFHALNFEFCNPNQSSNYIEVTDLKTHSDQPHAVTVSGLAKYTMVGSIEVGVQVGKVVYYHANLCSCLHLSDGNHFVIPVTGLPYEFAEVESKYVYLIKFWESSDEIMCIKFKMPTSATTLNGTTSVQNLELAEEAEHKEPAIV from the exons ATGGCTATGTCTCACTTCCAACCTCTGTTATTTTTCGTCGTCATACTCTTCTTCCCACCTTTTCATGCTCTCAATTTTGAATTCTGCAACCCAA ACCAGAGTTCCAATTACATAGAGGTCACTGATCTGAAGACCCATTCCGACCAACCCCACGCTGTTACCGTATCAGGTTTAGCAA AATATACTATGGTGGGATCGATAGAGGTGGGTGTTCAAGTTGGGAAGGTAGTGTACTATCATGCAAACCTCTGCTCTTGTTTGCATCTTAGTGATGGCAACCACTTTGTGATACCTGTTACGGGACTTCCTTATGAGTTTGCTGAG GTTGAGTCCAAGTATgtgtatttaattaaattttgggAAAGCAGCGATGAAATCATGTGTATTAAGTTCAAGATGCCTACTTCGGCTACCACATTGAATGGGACAACAAGTGTTCAAAACCTTGAACTGGCAGAGGAAGCTGAACACAAAGAACCAGCCATCGTTTGA